From one [Ruminococcus] lactaris ATCC 29176 genomic stretch:
- the ppk1 gene encoding polyphosphate kinase 1, producing MNMSKKEIPDFTQNRELSWLRFNQRVLEEARDESVPLMERMKFVAIFTSNLDEFFMIRVGSLYDLAATDDKKIDQRSGMTAKQQLDAIYRAVSPLYKERDKTYAEIKKQLHPYGVCGLDFKELEQQEKKFVKKYFKEEVLPVLSPQIVDANHPFPHLLSKEIYVVANLKQGDKAMLGIIPVPQYISNILYLPGYDIRYIRMEKIILEFAELVFNQYQVSDKNYICVTRNADVSPDDEAYADHGDFRHIMKETLHKRKKMAVVRLEAANPLSKELEKYFCEKFKIGPECIFRTKMPMKLDFIFAIADKLPESMKRTLVDEPFSPQPAAMLHEGSVMEQVKKKDVLLSYPYESMEPFLQMIREAASDPDVLTIKITIYRLAKKARLVEYLCAAAENGKEVTVLIELRARFDEQNNIEWSERLEEAGCRVLYGFEGYKVHSKICLITYRSKSEPNNKNEIRYITQIGTGNYNEKTAKMYTDYSLMTANQEIGTDAAEFFKNMSIGNLHGAYRHLIVSPVSLKARVLATMDEEIEKGSAGRIIMKMNSVTDVDFIRKVEEASCAGVKVDLIVRGICCILPQVPGHTENVRVTSIVGRYLEHPRVFVFGKGEKTKIYIGSADMMTRNTEKRVEVACPVYDEAVKKRLLHQLKVMLADNVKAREMAEDGTYHKKAESGRKINAQETFMQEALHARKEESREMREQKNTGVIKRVLGFFRRRK from the coding sequence ATGAATATGAGCAAAAAGGAAATACCGGATTTTACGCAGAATCGGGAGTTATCGTGGCTTCGGTTTAATCAGAGAGTGCTGGAAGAAGCGAGAGATGAAAGTGTACCTCTGATGGAGCGGATGAAGTTTGTTGCAATCTTTACCAGCAATCTGGATGAGTTTTTTATGATCCGTGTAGGAAGTCTGTACGATCTGGCAGCAACAGATGATAAAAAGATCGATCAGCGTTCAGGTATGACAGCAAAGCAACAGCTTGATGCGATTTATCGTGCGGTTTCTCCGCTTTATAAGGAACGGGATAAGACTTATGCGGAGATTAAAAAGCAGCTTCATCCCTATGGTGTGTGTGGGCTGGATTTCAAAGAACTGGAGCAGCAGGAAAAGAAATTTGTAAAAAAGTATTTTAAAGAAGAGGTTCTGCCGGTGCTTTCACCTCAGATCGTAGACGCAAATCACCCGTTTCCGCATCTTCTGAGTAAAGAGATTTATGTGGTGGCAAATTTAAAGCAGGGAGATAAAGCAATGCTGGGAATTATTCCTGTTCCTCAGTATATTTCCAATATTCTGTATCTTCCAGGATATGATATCCGTTATATCAGAATGGAAAAGATCATTCTGGAATTTGCAGAACTGGTATTTAACCAGTATCAGGTTTCAGATAAGAATTATATCTGTGTGACGCGGAATGCAGATGTATCACCGGATGATGAGGCTTATGCAGACCATGGGGATTTCAGGCATATTATGAAAGAGACGCTTCATAAGCGAAAAAAAATGGCGGTTGTGCGTCTGGAGGCAGCTAATCCACTGAGCAAAGAGCTGGAAAAGTATTTCTGTGAAAAATTTAAGATCGGGCCGGAATGTATTTTCAGGACAAAGATGCCGATGAAGCTGGATTTTATCTTCGCGATTGCAGATAAACTGCCTGAGTCAATGAAGCGGACACTTGTGGATGAGCCATTTTCCCCACAGCCGGCGGCAATGCTCCATGAAGGCAGTGTGATGGAACAGGTAAAAAAGAAAGATGTACTTTTAAGCTATCCTTATGAGAGCATGGAGCCGTTCCTGCAGATGATCCGGGAGGCGGCGTCAGATCCGGATGTGCTGACGATCAAGATCACGATCTACCGTCTGGCAAAGAAGGCACGGCTGGTAGAATATCTTTGTGCCGCAGCGGAGAACGGAAAAGAGGTAACGGTACTGATCGAGTTGCGTGCGAGATTTGATGAACAGAATAATATCGAGTGGTCAGAACGTTTAGAAGAGGCAGGATGCCGGGTGTTATATGGATTTGAAGGCTATAAGGTACATTCCAAGATCTGCCTGATCACTTATAGAAGTAAGAGTGAGCCGAACAATAAAAATGAAATCCGTTACATTACCCAGATCGGAACAGGGAACTACAACGAAAAGACTGCAAAGATGTATACGGATTATTCCCTGATGACGGCGAATCAGGAGATTGGTACGGATGCGGCAGAATTTTTCAAAAATATGTCCATTGGAAATCTTCATGGTGCATACAGACACCTGATCGTTTCACCGGTCAGTTTAAAAGCAAGAGTTCTTGCCACGATGGATGAAGAGATTGAAAAGGGATCTGCAGGCAGGATCATCATGAAAATGAATTCCGTAACGGATGTAGATTTTATCAGAAAAGTGGAAGAGGCATCCTGTGCGGGTGTTAAAGTAGATCTGATCGTGCGGGGAATCTGCTGTATCTTACCGCAGGTACCGGGACATACGGAGAATGTCAGGGTGACAAGTATTGTCGGACGGTATTTAGAGCATCCGAGAGTATTTGTGTTTGGAAAAGGTGAAAAGACGAAGATCTACATTGGTTCGGCTGATATGATGACCAGAAATACAGAAAAGAGAGTTGAGGTAGCATGCCCGGTTTATGATGAGGCAGTCAAAAAACGTCTGCTCCATCAGTTAAAAGTGATGCTTGCAGATAATGTGAAAGCAAGAGAAATGGCAGAAGATGGCACTTACCATAAGAAAGCAGAAAGCGGAAGAAAGATCAATGCACAGGAGACATTTATGCAGGAGGCACTTCATGCAAGAAAGGAAGAAAGCAGGGAGATGCGTGAACAGAAAAATACAGGCGTAATAAAAAGAGTGTTAGGATTTTTCAGACGAAGAAAATAG
- a CDS encoding patatin-like phospholipase family protein, whose translation MAIKKATIVLEGGATRGIFTSGVLDCLMEKEIYMSDVIGVSAGACNALDYVSRQPGRTRDCMIPDEQYGKYIYGIRDTIRTKSMMNMDLIFDRFPNELIPFDFDTYFSSPMNCELVTTNCLTGKAEYMSEEEDRDRLMKICRASSSMPLLTPIVNIEDVPYLDGGLADSVPIRRAKEIGNEKIVVVLTKNAGYRKKVLSPAMQKLYRKAYSSYPNVVRTILRRSFMYNKTMNYLDVLERKGEIFVIRPHVKPVSRLERNREALYAFYEHGYHYMERQLEALEEYLEK comes from the coding sequence ATGGCGATAAAAAAAGCTACAATCGTACTTGAAGGCGGGGCGACAAGAGGAATCTTTACCTCAGGTGTGCTGGATTGCCTTATGGAGAAAGAAATTTATATGTCAGATGTGATCGGGGTATCGGCAGGAGCGTGCAATGCACTGGATTATGTATCCAGGCAGCCGGGGAGGACAAGAGACTGTATGATTCCCGATGAGCAGTATGGAAAATATATTTATGGGATCAGGGATACGATCCGTACAAAGAGCATGATGAATATGGATTTGATCTTTGACCGGTTTCCGAATGAACTGATCCCGTTTGATTTTGATACATATTTCAGTTCACCGATGAATTGTGAACTGGTTACGACAAACTGCCTGACCGGAAAGGCAGAATATATGTCAGAAGAGGAAGATCGGGACAGACTGATGAAAATCTGCCGGGCGTCGAGCAGTATGCCGCTTCTGACTCCGATCGTAAATATTGAGGATGTTCCGTATTTAGACGGAGGACTGGCTGATTCAGTACCGATCCGCAGGGCAAAGGAAATCGGGAATGAGAAGATTGTAGTTGTGCTGACAAAAAATGCCGGTTACAGGAAAAAAGTACTTTCTCCTGCAATGCAGAAGCTTTACAGAAAGGCTTACAGTTCTTATCCAAATGTGGTGCGGACGATTTTACGGAGAAGTTTTATGTATAATAAGACGATGAATTATCTGGATGTGCTGGAGCGGAAGGGAGAGATCTTTGTGATCCGTCCCCATGTGAAGCCGGTATCAAGGCTGGAACGGAACCGAGAGGCTCTTTACGCATTTTATGAGCATGGTTATCATTATATGGAAAGACAGTTGGAAGCGTTGGAGGAATATCTTGAAAAATAA
- a CDS encoding ABC-F family ATP-binding cassette domain-containing protein: protein MISANNVTLRVGKKALFEDVNIKFTEGNCYGMIGANGAGKSTFLKILSGQLEPTQGDVVITPGERLSFLQQDHFKYDEFPVLDTVIMGNARLYEIMKEKEEIYAKEDFTDEDGIKASELEAEFATMNGWEAESDAANLLNGLGIDTELHYKYLKELTGSEKVKVLLAQALFGNPDILLLDEPTNHLDLDAIAWLEEFLINFDNTVIVVSHDRYFLNKVCTQIADIDYGKIQLYAGNYDFWYESSQLLIRQMKEANKKKEEKIKELQDFISRFSANASKSKQATSRKRALEKIQLDEIKPSSRKYPYIDFRPNREIGNEVLTVEGLSKTIDGEKILDNISFTLGREDKVAFVGGNEFAKSILFKILIGEMEPDEGTYKWGVTTSQAYFPKDFGGEFDNDYNITEWLTQYSEEKDVTYVRGFLGRMLFSGEDGVKKVAVLSGGEKVRCLLSKMMISGANVLLLDEPTNHLDMESITALNNGLIKFPGVLLFTSRDHQIVQTTANRIMEIVPGGKLIDKITTYDEYLESDEMARKRQTYSVQTDDED from the coding sequence ATGATTAGTGCAAATAACGTAACCCTCCGCGTCGGGAAAAAGGCGCTGTTTGAAGACGTTAATATCAAATTTACAGAAGGGAACTGCTATGGTATGATCGGTGCCAATGGTGCAGGAAAATCTACTTTCCTTAAGATTCTTTCCGGTCAGCTTGAGCCGACTCAGGGAGATGTCGTGATCACTCCGGGAGAGCGTCTTTCTTTCCTGCAGCAGGATCATTTCAAATATGATGAATTTCCGGTTCTTGATACCGTTATCATGGGAAATGCCCGCCTGTACGAGATTATGAAAGAAAAAGAAGAAATCTATGCAAAAGAAGATTTCACTGATGAAGACGGAATCAAAGCCAGTGAACTGGAAGCTGAGTTTGCTACCATGAACGGCTGGGAGGCTGAATCGGATGCTGCCAACCTTCTGAACGGACTCGGAATTGATACCGAACTTCACTACAAATACCTGAAAGAACTGACCGGATCTGAAAAGGTAAAGGTTCTGCTTGCCCAGGCATTATTTGGAAATCCCGACATCCTGCTTCTTGACGAGCCAACGAACCACCTGGATCTCGATGCCATTGCATGGCTGGAAGAATTTCTTATCAATTTTGATAATACCGTCATCGTCGTATCTCATGACCGTTATTTTCTGAATAAAGTATGTACACAGATTGCAGATATTGATTACGGTAAGATCCAGCTCTATGCCGGAAACTATGATTTCTGGTATGAATCCAGCCAGCTCCTCATCCGTCAGATGAAAGAAGCTAATAAGAAAAAAGAAGAAAAGATCAAAGAACTTCAGGACTTTATTTCCCGGTTCAGTGCCAATGCTTCCAAATCCAAGCAGGCAACATCCAGGAAACGTGCTCTTGAAAAGATCCAGCTTGATGAGATCAAGCCATCCAGCCGTAAATATCCATACATCGACTTCCGTCCGAACCGTGAAATTGGAAATGAAGTCCTGACCGTAGAAGGACTTTCCAAGACCATCGACGGAGAAAAAATCCTTGATAATATCAGCTTTACTCTTGGACGTGAAGATAAAGTTGCTTTTGTCGGAGGCAATGAATTTGCAAAGTCGATCCTCTTTAAGATCCTGATCGGTGAAATGGAACCGGATGAAGGGACTTACAAATGGGGCGTTACAACCTCTCAGGCTTATTTCCCGAAAGATTTCGGTGGAGAATTTGATAATGATTATAATATCACAGAATGGCTGACTCAGTATTCTGAAGAGAAAGATGTTACTTATGTCCGTGGTTTCCTCGGAAGAATGCTTTTTTCAGGGGAAGATGGAGTGAAAAAGGTTGCTGTCCTTTCCGGTGGCGAAAAAGTTCGCTGCCTCCTCTCCAAAATGATGATCTCAGGTGCAAATGTCCTGCTCCTCGATGAGCCGACCAACCACCTGGACATGGAATCCATCACTGCACTCAATAACGGACTGATCAAGTTCCCGGGAGTCCTGCTCTTCACATCCCGTGACCATCAGATCGTACAGACGACCGCAAACCGCATTATGGAAATCGTTCCGGGTGGTAAACTTATTGATAAGATCACGA